The Malus sylvestris chromosome 14, drMalSylv7.2, whole genome shotgun sequence genome segment TAGCGGTGAGCTTGTTAATGATTACTTTGATAACGGCTTACCATGCCCACGACATGGCAAATGTCCGGACGCGTGCAAAGCATCGCGTACATCAGATTTCCTATTGCAGAGGCATAAATGACGTTtgccatttgttttttttttcttagtctTTGGACACTGTGCTAAGGACAATATTGCGTCTCTTTCCATAGGAGTGTCTATGGGTTTGAAGTTCTCAATCTTAAATCATTCAAGTACCTTCTTAATGTAAGTCTCTTGAGATAAACTTAGAAGTTTCCTTGGGTGATCTCTCGTGATCTTAACTCCAAGCACATAATGTGCTTCACCCATATCTGTCATCTTAAAATGGGATGACAACCACGTTTTCGTGGTTTCTATGGAGGTTTTGTCATTTCCCGTTATTAggatgtcatcaacatacagaGAAAGTATGAGAATACTTTTCGCATATTTCTTAAGATACACACAGTGGTATTCCTCAATCATCTCAAAACCAAATGAAGTGATTGAATTATGGAATCTAATGTTCCACTGTCTAGACGCTTGCTTGAGGCCATATATAGAACGTTTTAGGTGGCAAACTTTGTGTTATTGTCCCTTGGCCTCAAAGCCTAGAAGTTGATCCATGTATATCTCCTCGTCTAGTTGGTAAAGTTCCAAATCTAGTTGAGCAACAATAGCTAAAATGAGGCAAATAGAGGCAAACCTCACCACAGGGGAGAATGTCTCTTCATAGTCTACACCTAATTGCTGAGTGCATCATTTCACCACAAGGCGTCCGCCTTGTGTTTGATTTTTAAAACCCACTTGTTTCCAATGGTTTTACGCTCAGGCAGAAGGTCAACTAACTCATAAACAGTATTTTTGTCCATGGAGCTCATCTCTTCCTCCATTGGAGTTATCCACTTTTCTTTGGCTATTGAAGACAACGCTTCTTTGTAAGAAGAAGGTTTGTCTTCCTCTAAAGGTATGCAAATGTAGGCATCCCTATCAACCTTAAAATGATGTTTGGGAATGTGGCCCCTCTTGCTTCTTCGAACTGTGTGACCTTGAATTTCAGAGGGTACGCTCCCATCATCGGGTGTATTCTCTTGAGTGTTTCTAGATACATTACTTCCAATGGATTGTGTACTCATACTCGGATCAAGTCATCCTACATCATATTCAACGACCATCATATTGGAAATTAATTCCCCTCATTCGCTTGAAGATGTTATAAGTTTTTCATCTTTCTCCAACTCATGGAAATCAAGGTTTTTGACAGTGTCGCCAAGTTTTAGGCAGTCATTCTCTACGAATTCGACATCACGCGAATCAAACCATCTAAATGTTCACCATACATCACATAATCTTTCGAGTTTtcacaatatcttataaagatATGTTTATTTGCTGTAGGACCCACATTTCCAAACTTATGTGATTGATTATGAACAAATCCAACGCAACCCTAAGGACGCAAATTACCTAGATTGGGTTTTACATCATTCCAAAGTTCGTATGAGGTTGAGGGAAACATCTTTGAAGAAAACACGGTTAAGTATATACGTCGCAATCAATAATGCATCACCCTAGAAAGATATGGGGAGATTTGCCTGCGCCATCATAGACCTACCCATGTCTAATAaagttttgtttcttctttcagtaacaccattttgttgtggcgtGTAAGGAATAAAAAGTTATCTGCTTATCCCCTTACTTTCacaaaaaaaccttaaattGGTCAGACAAATACTCGCATCCACGATCAGTGCGAAGAGCTTTTACAGTCTTCCCTTTTTTATTCTCAACCTCAGCTATGAAACATTTAAAATAATCTAAAGCTTCATAGCGATGAGCAATCAAGTACACATAACCATATCGCGTGTAATCGTTAATCAAAGTCAGAAAATAAAAGGCGCCATGACGGGCCTTCACACTCATTGGTCCATAGATGTCAGAGTGGATTAACTCTAACGGTTGAGTAGCTCGAATAGCCTTTACAAAAGGCTTTCTAACTGCTTTGCCAACTAAACAAGGCTCACATACATGTAGATTTACATTAGTGAGTGACCTCAACAGGCATTCTCAAACTAATCTTGTCATTCTATCTTGACCTATATGCCCTAGTCTAGCATGCCATGCTTCAGAATTAACATGTTTAATAAATGTTACTAAACAAGTAGAATAACAAGAATCAATCAAATCCAAGCAAACAAAATCGTTCTTTATTGAACCATATCCAATTTCAACTTGATCCAAATAGATCACAAGTCTAGATGGGCTTAAGTAAAAACAATATCCTTCATATAAAAGTGCAGTAATTGAAAGTAAATTAAATTGCATTATAGGGGCATGTAAGACATTATGCAGAAGTAGTTGACACCCAATGCTTAGTTGTAGTCGATATGAACTAACTCCCAAAGCTTCTGTATGACTTCTTTCACCCACGTACACCCAATGTGACTTTGATGGAAAATGTTGATAATTTTCGAATCCTCTTTTATCTCACGTCACATGCTTAGTTGCTCTTGTGTCTACAATCCAATTGTCGGAAATGTGAGCAACATGTTTATGTGAACATACACAAACAATGGCATATTTAGGGTTAGGGATTACCTTTATATTCGGCTCAGTGAAATTACGAGTGAAGTGTCCCTTTTTTTTACAGTTAAAGCACGTTGACTTCAGTGGCGATGCCAGGAATTGACGGGGGGAGGGGTGAAGTTAAAAGATTGTAAGGTTCAAAAGAATAGCAACAACCAAAtccttttatataataaggtcttccataatttatcaatacaaacacATTACAATTGTTGCCGGCGAGGTTTCATATCATAAAAACGTCGCATAATgggctcattatcaataaaagcaaattcatctctctcaatgtaaacaaacatgctatcactcaaccattgatctcccattttgttacataatggtgttttcacaatcttcatagcagaaaaagctCTCTCCACCGAAGCGGTTGCAACCGGTAACACCAAAGCCAATGTAAGAGGCTTATACACTAACATATAGCTTGCACACCTTCCGGTCTTCACCAACTCCTTTGCAAGATCACCAATTCCTCTCAATGATGAAAACTCACTATGCATCTTCATATTGTGAATGTAATTGTGAAGTTGAATGGGAAGATTTATGAGGTCCATATGATCAAAATCTTGAGGATAAAGTTGGGCTAGACGAACAATTTTTGCTTtgtcaaaagatgcaaaattattcacCGGACTCAAACATGCCATACAAAGAAGCACTTCGGTGTTTACCTCATCAAAGCGATCATTCAATTCCTTTAATTGCGTATcaaggacttgaaaatagaGATCCACACGATAGTAATGAAAGTTTGTGAATCTTAGAGCTTTACACCTTGATTTTCCGGGTATGAAATGCAAATCTTCCATGTTagtaacaacaatatcatgtttttcacaaaactttTGTACATCATCAAGCAAGTCCCCAAAATCATCATCTCTCAAGGATTGTAGTCTTTGCTTGCATACTTTCACTAACGCCATCgcattcacaatatcttgatctttCTTTTGTAATACTTGTGATAACTCATTTGTAATTCCCTATATAAgtcttataaaaaaaaggtgaaacaaaaaatcaaaagtttgtaTGTCATGGAATAACTTGCTTTTCCGAAATTGTCTTGGTTGGTATCATCTTTAATCCATTTAAGCACCTCCACCACAGCTTCAAACATGACAATAATACTCACTATAGTACCATAATGTGAGTTCCAACGTGTATCACAAGGACACATGAGACTACTCTTTTGATTTAACCCTCTACCCATTTCAAGATCATCAACATCAAGagctttcttattttgttctaGTTGTTTCTCTCTGAATGCATCACGACACTTACACGATGATCCAATAGTATTGACCAAGATACTAGCATTGTTGAAGAAAATGACGACACCTTCAATTCCCTTTGCAACGGCTACAagagctagttgaagttggTGTGCAAAATAATGAACATAAAATGCTTGAGGATACTTgttcaaaatctttgttttaaggccaTTTAGTTCACCCTTCATATTACTAGCTCCATCATAGCCTTGTCCTCGTAACTTGGATATACTCAAATTTGTTGTAGCAAAGAATCTCTCAATAGCCTCTTCAAGCGAGCTACTAGTTGTAGAGGTGACATGTTGCACACCCAAAAACTTTTCAATTGCTTCTCCTTTTTTGTTCACATAACACAATACCACCGCCACTTGCTC includes the following:
- the LOC126599113 gene encoding uncharacterized protein LOC126599113; this translates as MGSTGSDVFTKKGFTNWKKGPQNLRVHEGGVGSLHNKVIQQASDLMAQKQHIETFVSKQTDEARINYHTLLNASLECTRWLLGQGLPFRGHDELFKSSNGGNYLELMQFLSKHNEQVRKLVFENAPNNLKYTSSDIQKDLVRACAIETIDAITKDMEEQVAVVLCYVNKKGEAIEKFLGVQHVTSTTSSSLEEAIERFFATTNLSISKLRGQGYDGASNMKGELNGLKTKILNKYPQAFYVHYFAHQLQLALVAVAKGIEGVVIFFNNASILVNTIGSSCKCRDAFREKQLEQNKKALDVDDLEMGRGLNQKSSLMCPCDTRWNSHYGTIVSIIVMFEAVVEGITNELSQVLQKKDQDIVNAMALVKVCKQRLQSLRDDDFGDLLDDVQKFCEKHDIVVTNMEDLHFIPGKSRCKALRFTNFHYYRVDLYFQVLDTQLKELNDRFDEVNTEVLLCMACLSPVNNFASFDKAKIVRLAQLYPQDFDHMDLINLPIQLHNYIHNMKMHSEFSSLRGIGDLAKELVKTGRWFDSRDVEFVENDCLKLGDTVKNLDFHELEKDEKLITSSSE